Proteins from one Gibbsiella quercinecans genomic window:
- a CDS encoding MFS family transporter: protein MAETTSGIADRPLADDKDKKQRIFAIVGASSGNLVEWFDFYVYSFCSIYFASAFFPAGNATTQLLQTAGIFAAGFFMRPIGGWLFGYIADKHGRKTSMLISVCMMCAGSLAIACLPVYSSIGYWAPILLLVARLFQGLSVGGEYGTSATYMSEVAVKGHRGFYASFQYVTLIGGQLLALLVLVVLQQVMSTEELRAWGWRIPFGLGAALAIVALFLRRSLNETSDAKTRNHKDAGSLKGIWKNRKAFLMVLGFTAGGSLSFYTYTTYMQKYLVNTAGMDAKLASAVMTGSLFVFMLVQPLIGALSDRIGRRNSMIAFASLATFLTVPILLTLKSVTNPFLAFALTTVALLIVSFYTAISGLLKAEMFPPEVRALGVGLSYAVANAVFGGSAEYVALSLKSFGFENAFFWYVSGMCLLALIVSLRLHRKGMEIQL from the coding sequence ATGGCAGAAACAACCTCGGGTATCGCGGATCGTCCTCTTGCGGATGATAAAGATAAGAAACAACGTATCTTTGCTATCGTTGGGGCATCCTCCGGGAATCTGGTCGAGTGGTTTGACTTTTACGTCTATTCCTTTTGTTCTATCTATTTCGCATCGGCGTTCTTCCCCGCGGGCAACGCCACCACACAGCTGTTGCAGACGGCAGGCATCTTCGCCGCCGGGTTCTTTATGCGGCCAATCGGCGGCTGGCTGTTTGGCTATATCGCTGATAAGCATGGCCGTAAAACCTCAATGCTGATTTCTGTCTGCATGATGTGTGCCGGTTCGTTGGCCATTGCGTGCCTGCCGGTATATTCCAGCATTGGTTATTGGGCACCGATTTTGCTGTTGGTAGCTCGCCTGTTCCAGGGGCTGTCTGTTGGTGGGGAATATGGCACCAGCGCCACCTATATGAGCGAGGTCGCCGTTAAGGGCCACCGTGGATTCTATGCCTCATTCCAGTATGTCACGCTGATTGGCGGCCAACTGTTGGCGCTGTTGGTGCTGGTCGTTCTGCAGCAGGTAATGTCAACGGAAGAGCTGCGTGCCTGGGGCTGGCGTATTCCGTTTGGCCTGGGCGCAGCATTGGCGATTGTCGCGCTGTTCCTGCGCCGCTCGTTAAATGAAACCTCGGATGCCAAAACCCGTAATCACAAGGATGCCGGTTCGTTGAAGGGGATATGGAAAAACCGTAAGGCCTTTTTGATGGTGTTGGGCTTCACCGCCGGTGGTTCGTTAAGTTTCTACACCTATACCACCTACATGCAGAAGTACCTGGTGAATACCGCAGGGATGGATGCCAAATTGGCCAGCGCCGTCATGACAGGCTCGCTGTTTGTGTTTATGTTGGTGCAACCGCTGATTGGCGCATTGTCCGATCGCATTGGCCGCCGTAACTCAATGATCGCCTTTGCTTCTTTAGCGACGTTCCTGACGGTTCCTATTTTGCTAACCCTGAAAAGCGTAACCAATCCGTTCCTGGCGTTTGCCCTGACCACTGTGGCATTACTGATCGTCAGCTTCTATACCGCCATCAGCGGGTTGCTGAAAGCAGAAATGTTCCCACCGGAGGTGCGGGCGCTGGGTGTTGGCCTGTCTTATGCGGTAGCGAACGCGGTCTTTGGCGGTTCGGCTGAGTATGTGGCGCTGTCGCTCAAATCCTTTGGCTTTGAAAACGCGTTCTTCTGGTATGTGTCCGGGATGTGTTTGCTGGCGCTGATTGTTTCACTGCGCCTGCACCGCAAAGGGATGGAAATTCAGCTCTAA
- a CDS encoding bifunctional acetate--CoA ligase family protein/GNAT family N-acetyltransferase: MSQRGLEALLRPKSIAVLGASQQPGRAGYLMMRNLLAGGFNGPVLPVTPRYKAVCGVMAYPDVASLPLTPDLAVICTNAKRNLQLLAALGERGCKTVIVLSSPQEQFPALKGCAQQYAMRLLGPNSLGLLAPWQGINASFSPVPIQKGKLAFISQSAAVANTILDWAQQREVGFSYFIALGDSLDIDVDDLLDFLARDGKTSAILLYLENISDARRFLSAARSASRNKPILVIKSGRSRQAQQLLNGHPGLDAAYDAAIQRAGLLRVQDTHELFSAVETLSHMRPLGGERLMIVSNGAAPAAMALDALIARNGKLATLSEATRQNLAQALPELRHISNPLDLYDNATPERYQAAVQVLLSSHDYDALLLIHVPSAAAPGTATAQRVIDVCGQHPRGKRVTLLTNWCGEYSSQEARRLFNEAAIPTYRTPEGAVTAFMHMVEYRRNQKQLKETPALPVGLTANTADAHRLIHQALAEGATQLDTHEVQHILRAYGLSTLPTWIASDSAEAVHIAEQIGYPVALKLRSPDIPHKSEIQGVMLYLRSATEVQGATEAILDRVKRTYPQARIHGLLVQSMANRAGAQELRISVEQDAIFGPLIMLGEGGIEWRQENQVAVALPPLNMALARYLVLQAVKGGKIRGRSALRPLDIPGLSRLLVQVSNLILDCPEITRLDIHPVLASGSEFTLLDVNMQLAPFSGDPQARLAIRPYPHELEETITLKDGTHCLFRPILPEDEPALKHFIDRVTKEDLYYRYFSEISEFTHDDLANMTQIDYDREMAFVAVRNDEEIIGVTRALSDPDNTDAEFAVLVRSDLKGLGLGRQLLEKMIGYASAHGLTRLTAVTMPRNHGMVALARKLGFTVDMQLEDDIVNLSLPLAKSAAK, encoded by the coding sequence ATGAGCCAACGGGGATTAGAAGCGCTGTTGCGCCCCAAATCGATCGCCGTTCTCGGCGCCTCACAGCAACCAGGACGCGCCGGCTACCTGATGATGCGCAACCTGTTGGCCGGCGGCTTCAACGGCCCGGTGCTGCCCGTTACGCCGCGTTATAAGGCCGTGTGCGGCGTGATGGCCTACCCAGACGTCGCCAGCCTGCCACTCACCCCCGATCTGGCGGTGATTTGCACCAACGCCAAACGCAATCTGCAGTTGCTGGCCGCACTGGGGGAACGCGGCTGTAAAACCGTCATCGTGCTTTCCTCGCCGCAGGAACAGTTCCCGGCGCTGAAAGGCTGCGCCCAACAATACGCCATGCGCCTGCTGGGCCCCAACAGCCTTGGGCTATTAGCTCCCTGGCAAGGCATTAACGCCAGCTTTTCCCCGGTGCCGATTCAAAAAGGCAAACTGGCCTTTATTTCGCAATCCGCCGCCGTCGCCAACACCATTCTTGACTGGGCGCAGCAGCGGGAGGTCGGATTTTCCTACTTCATTGCGCTTGGCGACAGCCTGGATATCGACGTTGACGATCTGCTCGACTTCCTGGCGCGCGACGGCAAAACCAGCGCGATCCTGCTGTATCTGGAAAATATCAGCGATGCACGCCGCTTTCTCTCCGCCGCGCGCAGCGCTTCGCGCAACAAGCCGATTCTGGTGATTAAAAGCGGCCGTAGCCGCCAAGCCCAGCAGTTGCTCAACGGCCACCCAGGGCTGGACGCCGCCTATGACGCCGCGATCCAACGCGCCGGTTTGCTGCGCGTGCAGGATACGCATGAGCTGTTCTCCGCAGTGGAAACGCTGAGCCATATGCGCCCGCTGGGCGGCGAGCGGCTGATGATCGTCAGCAACGGCGCCGCCCCCGCCGCCATGGCGCTGGATGCGCTGATTGCCCGCAACGGCAAGCTGGCCACGCTGAGCGAAGCCACGCGGCAAAATCTGGCGCAAGCGCTGCCCGAACTACGCCATATCAGCAACCCGCTCGATCTGTACGACAATGCGACGCCAGAGCGCTATCAGGCCGCAGTGCAGGTACTGCTAAGCAGCCATGACTATGATGCCCTGCTGCTGATCCATGTGCCCAGCGCCGCCGCGCCCGGCACGGCAACGGCGCAGCGAGTGATCGACGTTTGCGGCCAACACCCCCGCGGCAAACGCGTCACGCTGTTAACCAACTGGTGCGGGGAATATTCATCCCAGGAAGCGCGGCGGCTGTTTAACGAAGCGGCCATACCGACTTACCGCACGCCGGAAGGCGCTGTGACCGCGTTTATGCATATGGTGGAATACCGGCGCAATCAAAAACAGCTGAAAGAAACGCCGGCGCTGCCGGTGGGGCTGACGGCCAATACCGCCGATGCCCACCGCCTGATTCATCAGGCGCTGGCAGAGGGCGCGACGCAACTGGATACCCACGAAGTGCAGCACATCCTGCGCGCCTATGGGCTGAGTACCTTGCCCACCTGGATCGCCAGCGACAGCGCCGAAGCGGTGCATATCGCTGAACAAATCGGCTACCCGGTAGCGCTGAAACTGCGCTCACCCGATATTCCGCACAAGTCGGAAATTCAGGGCGTGATGCTGTACTTGCGGTCAGCCACCGAGGTGCAGGGCGCCACCGAGGCGATTCTCGATCGCGTTAAACGCACTTATCCGCAGGCCCGGATCCACGGCCTGCTGGTGCAAAGCATGGCTAACCGCGCCGGCGCGCAGGAACTGCGTATTAGCGTTGAGCAGGACGCCATTTTCGGCCCGTTGATTATGCTGGGCGAAGGCGGGATTGAGTGGCGGCAGGAAAACCAGGTCGCGGTGGCGCTGCCGCCGCTGAATATGGCGCTGGCGCGCTATCTGGTATTGCAAGCGGTAAAAGGCGGCAAGATCCGCGGCCGTAGCGCCCTGCGGCCACTGGATATCCCCGGGTTAAGCCGCCTGCTGGTGCAGGTTTCCAACCTGATCCTCGACTGCCCGGAGATCACCCGGTTGGACATCCACCCGGTGCTGGCTTCCGGCAGTGAATTCACGCTGCTGGATGTCAACATGCAGTTGGCGCCGTTTAGCGGCGATCCGCAGGCACGCCTGGCGATCCGCCCGTACCCGCATGAGCTGGAAGAAACCATTACGCTCAAAGACGGCACCCACTGCCTGTTCCGCCCGATCCTGCCGGAAGATGAACCGGCGCTGAAACATTTTATCGATCGGGTCACCAAAGAAGATCTCTATTACCGTTACTTTAGTGAGATCAGCGAGTTTACCCATGACGATTTAGCCAATATGACGCAAATTGACTACGATCGCGAAATGGCCTTCGTGGCCGTGCGCAATGATGAGGAAATTATCGGCGTCACCCGCGCCTTGTCCGATCCGGATAATACCGATGCGGAATTCGCCGTGCTGGTGCGTTCCGATCTCAAAGGGCTGGGGCTGGGCCGCCAACTGCTGGAAAAAATGATCGGCTACGCCAGCGCTCACGGCCTGACCCGCCTGACGGCGGTCACCATGCCACGCAACCACGGCATGGTGGCGCTGGCACGGAAACTGGGCTTTACGGTGGATATGCAGCTTGAGGACGACATTGTTAACCTGAGCTTGCCGTTAGCTAAGAGCGCAGCAAAGTGA
- the pssA gene encoding CDP-diacylglycerol--serine O-phosphatidyltransferase yields MLSKFKRSKHQQHLAQLPKLPQTVADVRTLYSPADFRTTLLEAIANATTRIYLVALYLENDDAGRDILNALYQAKRQRPELKICVLVDWHRAQRGRIGAAAAHTNADWYCEMAANNPEQSIAIYGVPVNTREALGVLHLKGFIVDDTVIYSGASINDVYLNQHDKYRYDRYQLIANAQLADIMVGYIRQHLINASAVHRLDRADRPKSPEIKNETRIFRFSLRQANYQVRAKAGNGELAVTPLVGLGKPSILNKTVHHLMASADQKLTLCTPYFNLPALLVRNIIYLLRQGKQVEIIVGDKTANDFYIPEDQPFKIIGALPYLYEINLRRFLSRLQRYADTGQLIIRLWKDGENSYHLKGMWVDDEWQLITGNNLNPRAWRLDLENAILIHDPKQEMREQRLKELEHIRTHTSIVDNYQDLQSIQQYPVKVRKLIRRLRRIRIDRLISRIL; encoded by the coding sequence ATGTTGTCAAAATTTAAACGTAGCAAACATCAACAACACCTTGCACAACTGCCCAAACTCCCCCAGACGGTTGCTGATGTACGTACCCTGTACAGCCCTGCAGATTTCCGCACTACGCTGCTGGAAGCTATCGCAAACGCCACAACACGTATCTATCTGGTCGCCCTCTATCTGGAAAATGACGATGCAGGCCGCGACATCCTCAACGCGCTTTATCAGGCTAAACGCCAGCGCCCGGAGTTGAAGATCTGCGTGCTGGTTGACTGGCACCGCGCCCAGCGCGGGCGTATCGGCGCCGCCGCCGCCCATACCAACGCAGACTGGTACTGCGAAATGGCGGCGAATAACCCTGAGCAATCGATAGCGATTTACGGCGTGCCGGTAAACACCCGTGAAGCCCTGGGCGTGCTGCACCTGAAAGGCTTTATCGTGGATGACACCGTGATTTATAGCGGCGCCAGCATCAATGATGTTTACCTCAACCAGCACGACAAGTACCGCTATGACCGTTATCAGTTGATCGCCAATGCGCAATTGGCCGACATCATGGTGGGCTACATCCGCCAGCACCTGATAAATGCCAGCGCAGTGCATCGCCTGGATCGCGCCGATCGGCCGAAAAGCCCGGAGATCAAAAACGAAACGCGCATATTCCGTTTCTCACTGCGCCAGGCCAACTATCAGGTGCGTGCCAAAGCCGGCAACGGTGAACTGGCGGTAACGCCGCTGGTTGGGCTGGGCAAGCCCAGCATCCTGAATAAAACCGTTCACCACCTGATGGCCAGCGCCGATCAAAAACTGACGCTGTGCACGCCTTATTTCAACCTGCCCGCGCTGCTGGTGCGCAATATCATTTATCTGCTGCGCCAGGGTAAGCAGGTGGAAATTATCGTCGGCGACAAAACCGCCAATGATTTCTATATTCCAGAAGATCAGCCGTTCAAAATCATCGGCGCCCTGCCTTATTTGTACGAGATCAATCTGCGCCGCTTCCTCAGTCGCCTGCAGCGCTATGCCGACACCGGCCAGCTGATTATTCGCCTGTGGAAAGACGGGGAGAACAGCTACCACCTGAAGGGAATGTGGGTAGATGACGAATGGCAGCTAATTACCGGCAACAACCTTAACCCGCGTGCGTGGCGGCTCGATCTGGAAAATGCCATCTTGATCCACGATCCCAAACAGGAAATGCGCGAGCAGCGCCTGAAGGAGCTGGAGCACATTCGCACCCATACCAGCATCGTGGACAATTACCAGGATCTGCAGAGTATTCAACAGTATCCGGTAAAAGTGCGCAAACTGATCCGCCGCCTGCGCCGTATCCGCATCGATCGCTTGATTAGCCGTATACTCTAA
- a CDS encoding YfiM family lipoprotein yields the protein MRVLPPLLLLPCLLLANGCTHLANDRWTGKDKAQHFVASAALAAAGAAYGDHRDWSAAHSRGFGLLFSISLGAGKELYDSRAAGTGWSWKDFAWDVAGAATGYGLYHITR from the coding sequence ATGCGCGTGCTTCCCCCCTTGCTGTTACTCCCTTGCCTGCTGTTGGCCAATGGCTGTACACACCTGGCCAACGATCGCTGGACAGGGAAAGATAAAGCCCAACACTTTGTGGCTTCTGCGGCGTTAGCCGCGGCGGGGGCGGCATATGGCGACCATCGCGATTGGAGCGCGGCGCACAGCCGGGGGTTTGGCTTGTTGTTTTCTATCAGTCTGGGGGCTGGTAAGGAGTTGTATGACAGCCGGGCCGCAGGCACCGGCTGGAGCTGGAAAGATTTCGCCTGGGATGTGGCAGGCGCAGCCACCGGCTACGGCCTGTACCACATCACACGCTAA